Proteins from a genomic interval of Vanacampus margaritifer isolate UIUO_Vmar chromosome 4, RoL_Vmar_1.0, whole genome shotgun sequence:
- the chst1 gene encoding carbohydrate sulfotransferase 1, with protein sequence MQCSWKAVIVLALASIAIQYTAIRTLTSKPFQLCTLPSPQNCGLGDQETEPPFERGAGGCEDYPFFYMNASRKTHILILATTRSGSSFVGQLLNQHQEVFYLFEPLYHVQNTLIPRLSHSHNTADRRVMLGASRDLLRSLYGCDLYFLESYIKPTPTNHTTDKLFRRGASRALCQQPVCDAFGPADVNVEEGDCVKKCTLLNMTLATEACREKRHVAIKTVRVPEIGDLRALLEDPRLNIKVIQLVRDPRGILSSRIETFRDTYRLWRIWRATGRKPYNLDLSQLTVVCEDYRSSVSTGLSHPFWLKGKYILVRYEDLAKNPLHKTKEIYDYLGLPMDKNVEDWIHTNTRGSNEPSAKHKFGTVRDSAANAESWRLKLSYDMVEYTQTVCQKVLQQLGYKAVRSVEELKNMSISLVQDKNFVPFL encoded by the coding sequence ATGCAATGTTCCTGGAAGGCAGTGATCGTGCTGGCCTTGGCCTCCATCGCCATCCAGTACACGGCCATCCGTACACTCACCTCCAAGCCTTTCCAGTTGTGCACATTGCCCAGCCCCCAGAACTGCGGTCTGGGGGATCAGGAGACCGAACCTCCCTTTGAACGAGGAGCAGGAGGTTGTGAAGATTACCCTTTCTTTTACATGAACGCATCCCGCAAAACCCACATTTTGATCTTGGCCACCACACGCAGCGGCTCCTCCTTTGTTGGGCAACTTCTCAACCAGCACCAAGAAGTATTTTACCTGTTTGAGCCTCTTTATCATGTCCAGAACACACTGATCCCCCGCCTGTCCCATAGCCACAACACAGCAGACCGCCGTGTGATGCTGGGGGCTAGCCGAGACCTCTTGAGAAGCCTGTATGGTTGCGACCTCTATTTCCTTGAGAGCTACATCAAACCAACTCCCACAAACCACACCACAGACAAGCTTTTCCGCCGTGGCGCGAGCCGAGCATTGTGCCAGCAACCAGTATGTGACGCCTTCGGCCCCGCCGACGTTAATGTGGAAGAGGGGGACTGCGTTAAGAAATGTACACTTCTGAACATGACCTTGGCAACCGAAGCCTGTCGGGAGAAACGGCATGTGGCCATCAAGACTGTCCGGGTGCCAGAGATTGGGGATTTGCGCGCCTTGTTGGAGGACCCCAGACTGAATATCAAAGTGATCCAACTTGTCAGAGACCCTCGTGGTATCCTATCATCCCGGATCGAGACATTCAGGGATACATACCGGCTGTGGCGTATATGGAGGGCCACAGGGCGGAAGCCCTATAATCTTGACTTGAGTCAGCTCACTGTTGTCTGCGAAGACTACCGAAGCTCAGTTTCAACTGGTCTCAGCCATCCATTTTGGTTGAAAGGGAAATATATTTTGGTTCGTTATGAAGATTTGGCAAAGAACCCACTCCACAAAACGAAGGAGATCTATGACTATCTGGGGCTGCCCATGGATAAAAATGTGGAAGACTGGATACACACGAACACTCGCGGCAGCAATGAGCCATCGGCGAAACACAAATTCGGTACAGTACGAGACTCCGCAGCGAATGCGGAGAGTTGGCGCTTGAAACTCTCTTATGACATGGTAGAATACACTCAGACCGTGTGTCAAAAGGTTCTCCAGCAACTCGGATACAAGGCAGTGAGGTCAGTCGAGGAGCTGAAAAATATGTCAATCTCACTGGTGCAAGACAAAAACTTTGTACCTTTTTTGTAA